A window from Neoarius graeffei isolate fNeoGra1 chromosome 14, fNeoGra1.pri, whole genome shotgun sequence encodes these proteins:
- the ndr2 gene encoding nodal-related 2: MKAAGVLLLHLTALGLGSGFRTHRNQTHHFPSYMLHLYHSFSTNQTPAPPSSSSSPLRHLHHHHTDQDRAVRADTVRSVAPRSLIFRDRNWITTFDLSSLLSERHVQAIELRIRVPTATGQNVTVELRHDQDRPCPKRSVCMEEQSLGFLPEPSLISSSNQWRVYNITARLLRWTDDMLSQRGRRRRTKVKSRVPSGVKVVNAGMNRALLLVFSQERSKAREQDKASLLRTAERSKFLLSAESPVLSRVKRQKSRRKNHKNDREKENEKKNLCRRVDMHVDFNQIGWSSWIVFPKKYNAYRCEGACPNPLGEDFHPTNHAYMQSLLRHFQPSCVPSPCCAPIRTSALSMLYYDSGEMILRHHEQMVVEECGCH, from the exons ATGAAGGCAGCGGGAGTTCTCCTGCTCCACCTCACGGCTCTGGGACTGGGATCAGGGTTCAGAACTCACAGGAACCAAACTCACCATTTTCCCTCCTACATGCTGCACCTGTACCACAGCTTCAGCACCAATCAGACGCCAGcaccgccatcatcatcatcatcaccacttcGGCACCTCCATCATCATCACACGGATCAGGACCGAGCTGTGAGGGCCGACACGGTGCGCAGCGTCGCTCCCAGGA gTTTAATCTTTcgagacagaaactggatcacgaCCTTTGACCTTTCCTCTCTGCTGTCTGAGCGCCATGTCCAGGCCATTGAGTTGAGGATCCGTGTTCCTACGGCAACCGGTCAGAACGTTACCGTGGAGCTGCGTCATGATCAGGACCGGCCGTGTCCCAAACGCAGCGTGTGTATGGAGGAGCAGTCGCTGGGATTTCTCCCAGAACCCTCTCTGATCAGCTCGTCCAATCAGTGGCGAGTGTATAACATCACGGCTCGGCTGCTCCGCTGGACGGACGACATGCTctcgcagagggggaggaggaggaggacgaagGTCAAAAGTCGCGTCCCTTCAGGTGTGAAGGTGGTGAATGCGGGAATGAATCGAGCGCTGCTGCTGGTGTTCTCACAGGAAAGATCGAAGGCcagagagcaggataaagcgagtCTGCTGCGTACAGCTGAGCGCTCCAAATTCCTCCTGAGCGCAGAGAGTCCAGTCCTGAGCAGGGTGAAGAGGCAGAAGAGCCGCCGCAAGAACCACAAGAATGACAGAGAGAAGGAGAACGAGAAGAAGAACCTCTGCAGGAGAGTGGACATGCATGTCGACTTCAACCAGATTGGATGGAGCTCCTGGATCGTCTTCCCGAAAAAGTACAACGCCTACCGCTGTGAAGGGGCGTGTCCCAATCCACTCGGAGAGGACTTCCACCCTACAAATCACGCCTACATGCAG AGTTTACTGAGACACTTCCAGCCGAGCTGCGTGCCCTCGCCGTGCTGCGCTCCCATCCGCACCAGCGCCCTCAGCATGCTGTACTACGACAGTGGAGAGATGATCCTGCGGCACCACGAGCAGATGGTGGTGGAGGAGTGCGGCTGTCACTGA